TTCCTACCTTCGGAGGTCTCTGTCAGAAGGTGCTTCAGCTCTTTGAGGGCTCGGGTGAGGTTCTCCAAGCGGTGCTGCAGGTggaggttttcttctttcagagtATGGATGGTGTCCTGCAGCTCATACGCTGAGCTGCACCGCGAAAGCAGAAATATCCACCACACCACTGCAGTGACTTGTAAGATGGGCAGCATCTTTGGATCGATTGATAGCTAAACGTCCGCAGGGCGGCTGGCCAACGAGGTACTGATGTAATCCTGCTGGTTCTGTCTGCAGCTTCTTAGTGCTTCAAAGTTGTGTGGAAGTGTTGAAGTTATTCAACaactgggcttttttttttcctgtttctgagtCAGAATCGATTCATTCACTAATGGCTAAATAAATGATTCCAACCCACTTTAAATGATCAATTGTTCTGTTTTGGTTCTAAACGACAAAAATAGTGATACAGAGAGCTGAATGTATCAATGATTAAATGGGGCTACGCTGTCATTATCGTGTGAGTTTAAATCATAATGAAGTTATAAAAGATACAGCTtagagataaataaataaataacaattgaATTGACTATAATCAATTGGATAGCAGCCAGTTAAATTTACTCAATTATATTTACTTGTGCAactcttttggaaaaaaaaatacttttaagagtatttttgctatactgtattttttacttttacttgagtcattttattgtgaaatatctCTACTCCTACTTCAGAAAAATTTCTGTAACTACTcagaatgaatttttttttttttttttaccaaaaatgcACCTgacccagacacacacctgcagtttttgtgtaagttttataagttttacattgaaatgaactgatttggaaaaaaataattattttgtctgattttgagacttatattaaatattgccatttttgtccttaacataccaaaatttccacttaactctATATTTTTGCctgtctgaaaatgtaatttctaaatattaaacgattgatcagttactcagtacttgagtacacctttttacaaaatactttttttactcttacttaatttcttggatggttactttttacttgagtaaatatatattgaGTGCCACTCTTAATTGTTTATACTGTTCCCACCTCTCCCTATAATACATCTTATAATAACTTTTAATCCATAGTACCTACTGCGACGGAATGTTGCTAAACATGATTTTGTTGTGTAGAAATTAAGATAAACAGTGAGCAAAGTTTTACTACTGCATTAGAAAAATTGCAAATGAAGGTTAAATCCCCCCCCCCGATTTGTGACTTGATGTCTCTTTAAGTGTCACGTTTTAATGCATAAAGATAACTGAACATCATGAGagatggttttcaaaatttggGCATTAAACTGtcttcttctacttcttcttcttcttaaattTCGCCATACATAAGCTGTTAGCAAACAGCAAAAAAGTGAATTACCGCCATCTTCTGAATTGGAATGTGAACGAAACTATTGACTAAAAAGTGCTGATTTtatgagaaactgaaaaaaccccGCCTTACTTAAAATATTAGAATTTAAGCAAGGTGTCAGAACTGTGTTtcattaaacagtttaaaaaaaaggaggcaTGTTTGCCCCGGAAGTGGTAGAGGAAATTTCTATTTTGATCCGGGTTGATTTCCGGTCAAAGACGAGCAGGATGGCGACTCACATGTCGAGGTGCAGGACTTGGTGTCGGCTTCAGAGGTAACCGGTCCACACGTTCTCACAGTTGACACGTTATAGGTGAGGCATTTAGGCAAAGAGGTGTAAAAATCACCGCGGTGCACGCGCTTCACTCTCACGTGCAGGTTTTGGCTCCTAAAGATTAGCCTGCAGTTAGCATCGAGCGTTAGCCTTCTCTTACATCAGTTTGTTTGCGTCAGAAAACAGTAGGATCAATACTGTACAGTGATTTCTAAAGCTTATAAGGATATCTATTAGTTTTATGTgatatttgactttatttatcaACAGCTGCatatttatgtaatgttttgttCCTGAGTTTGAAGCTGCCCTATGGGTTGGATGTTCTcactaaataaatcattttatttttattatctgtggAGAGATGGACATGTTTTGTTACCGAAACAGCGAAACATCCCAGAAGTGAATGGGAGCAATTGTTAGCCCAGTGCTTTCATACGTTCCTCATTTCCAGTGTTCATTTATAGTCTGGAAAAGGATGAAATTTGAGTTTATCATCTGGAGGAATATATTATCTTTTAAAGCAGCTGCAGTAAAATCTGTCGGTCAAAACAGAGAGTGGCGTTAACAAATGACAGAGGATGACAAGTAGCATTACCAAGGCTTTATAAACATGAATATGGATCGTTCTTTTTATCCCGATTCCTATTTTAGATATATCAACTTCCAAACTGAATTGTTTACATGCGTTTGTAGTAAATGATGTCCAGATTGAACCATTCCTTCTAGATTTCTAATTTGTTTGACTAAACAATGACCAACTCTGAGTGTCTTTACGTCTGTAATACAGATTGGCTTtatatttgcaacatttgtaaGACTAGATTCTCTGCTGTCATTAGTGTGTTCCAGCTACTAGATGGAATAATCTCCCAGTTTATTATTTCTTAAGGCGTTTTTGCCCAAGATATTTCCACGCTAAAGCTATttccaattattaattattaacaattattccaattattatatttaaatgctCATTTTTAAAGACACCAAACTCTCAACCTTCCACTATCTCTGACTCCTTCTACATTATTGTTGTTAAAGGTTTGGAATTGCAGCCTACAGAAAGTACAGCACAGGTGGAGGATATCCCAATGTCTCCCTCTCTACGCCGCTGCCTGGCATCCCAAAGCCAGTGTTCGCATCCGTGGACGGTCAGGAAAAATGCGAGACCAAGATCACAACTCTAGAAAACGGCCTCAAAGTTGCTTCTCAAAACAAGTTTGGTCAATTCTGCACGGTTGGAAGTAAGTTGCATTTTCTAAATCTGAATGTTAAACATAGAGACTTTTATCCTCTCTGTAGCAGTATTTCCGTTAACCAACAAAACAGCGCTTATTAAAAGCTCTGAAAAGAAATTCACTGTAAAATCGACGACTACATTTCCCCCAAAACGCCACTTAAGTAGCTGCCAGGTAAAAGGGTTTGTCGCTCCATTGCCTGAATAAGATGCCTCCTCTGTttgctgaattatgaatataatcCCATGTAACTGTTTTCATCCattgctgccatgatttttaatgatttattttgtgaacaaacttattcatatctgattgtattttaattgtgaaattgtgttttttttgactgaatttAGCTGAATTCAGACAGAGATTTGGGCACATATGTattgcaccacaaatctggaacaaacttccagaaaactgcaaaacagctgaaacaccaagttactttaaatctagactaaaaagcCATCTGTCAAGAGTTGCATTTATTGTATAAATACACCACCAAATTTGatgtatttatgattttaaaaaatgtttttatgatttaaagcactttgaactgccttgctaatgaaatgtgctacacaaacatacttgattgattgattaatgaAAATGAAGCTAGAGTCTTATTTGATAAAGGtttttttcctaatatttttatttttagttttaataaattctgGATCGAGACATGAAGCAAAATATCCAAGTGGAATTGGGCACTTCTTAGAAAAACTCGCCTTTTCTGTaagtaagcaaaaataaaacaaagcagaaaagttAAATTGTTCTCAGGCTGctaaataatgtttcttttagtCCACAGCTCAGTATGGGAGTAAAGATGAAATCCTTCTCACACTGGAAAAACACGGGGGCATTTGTGACTGCCAAACATCGAGGTATCTACCCAGAGTTCTCTCTCATCATCACAAACTGGAAAGTTTTTGtgtctccagaaccagaaccaaacacgcAGAAGCTTctatgctccacaaatctggaacaaactcccagaaaattgtaaaacagccGAAACTCTTGTGAATTATATGATCCTGGAGAGGTGGAACCCAGTTTGGTTCAGTTCTGCTCATTTTTGTCACTGTTCACAACTAAAACCAGCAACAGggtgtaaaagaaaataccagaaaGGCAATATGGATAAAATCACTTGGACTTTCAGCTTCCATCCTTATCCACGACCCTGACTGgctaaaaatataattaattatctctccaaataaaaaaattaaatatttgaaaaaacagccaaaacactgagttcctttaaatctagactaaaaacccacctgttttcTGTCTATAgtttgtttagagttgcttttttACCACAATCAACAAAACACCAGataacattttgatgtgtaaatgACGACACTtggataaattaaatttaaaaatgtttgatttttgtgtttttatcatgtaaagcactttgaactgccttgttgctgaaatgtgctgtacaaataaaacttgattgattgatttgatattattttcacatattatttTCAATCTTGTCACTCAGAGACACTACCATGTACGCCGTATctgcagaggtcaaaggtctgGACACTGTGGTCAGTCTGCTATCTGACGCCGTTCTTCAGCCTCGCCTGCTTGGTACGTTCGTTTTTATCCACAGAGGAGAACCGTTGCTGTTAAATAAACAGTTAGGTTTTTTGTTTCCGTGCAGACGAAGAGGTCGAGATGATCAGAATGGCTGTTCGCTTTGAGTTGGAAGATTTGAACATGAGGCCGGACCCCGAGCCGCTGCTGACGGAGATGATCCACGCTGTGAGTGACAACTCTGTGACCTTTATTGATCTGTTTCAGCTGGACGGCCACCAGAAGTTTCAACAGAACTGTGGGTTGATCAGGTTAATAATGTTTTAgtgctttttgtttaatttgtactttaaattctaaaagAAGAGAatagaaaatgtcttttattgtCACAGCATCAAATTAATTTAGGTAAGGGAGCAtggaaattcacacacacaaaaaaaacatataaattatGATAAAATACTGAGCAATGGGGGCAAATTTACAACCTAGGGAAAAATACTGTACAGCCATTAAAAATAACCCAGATTCAAACAAGAAATGTGCAGCTGAGTAGGATAATTTAGAGAATgtataaaatatgcataaaaaatattttttatctaaacTTCCTACTATTTCATACTTCCTTTCCTCCTAATATCCTTTCTAGGCATCCATTCATCTTTCTATCCTTTTGTCTTTCCTTCCTATTCCACCATCCTTCTTTTCTTCATTACtattcattctttattttttttcattcttttttcctTGTCACCCATCTATCCACTCTAGCTAGCTTAAGCTGAAAAAGCTAGCTACTTTTGCTAGCTAAACCTGGCTGGCAACAGTGGCTAGCATAGAAGAATGGCTGGCTAACTCttaatttgagttggtgaaacctgcaggaaCCCTGGTAAGGCTCCTGCTGTCTGTCCCATAATAAAGGGAAACTAATTTAACCTTTGTTCGTTTCCAGGCTGCGTATCGCGGAAACACCGTCGGCCTTCCTCGATTCTGTCCTGCAGAGAATGTGGACAAGATAGACAAGGCGGTTCTTCACAGCTATCTGCGTAACTACTACTGCCCGGAGCGCATGGTGCTGGCCGGCGTGGGCATCGAGCACGAGCAGCTAGTCGACTGCGCCCGAAAGCATCTGCTGGACGTGAAGCCCGTGTGGGGAGCGAGTTTAGCCACCAATGTGGATCTCTCTGTAGCGCAGTACACAGGCGGCATCGTAAAGGTAAACATCCGAATGTATAACTTAAAATTGACCTGTTTTGtaatatgaatttttttaaagctttgcttCTTGTTATGTTATcccttcatttttaaacaaaccaggagtgttgctttgattctttcatgaatgtttgagaaatcttttactCTCCATGGAAACCGTTTAGCTGTGCAATAACGCCtttatttgttgcttctgttgttttgttaattaattttggatatttaaaatatcttccagttccagagtCAAATGTCCATTAGAAttgaagtttattgatctttgaaaatttgttcttgcattattatgccatttccATTATAATACTGGAAagtggtctcaaaacaacattattattgtttactgCAATAACATTTGGGACAGTTTCTTTCGGCAAAATTTGTTGTCTTAGCCGGCCCACAGGCCGTTTTTTGGCAATTAGTTAACGGGTTTTTGGTGACTGGAAAATGAGCCCTTTCAAAACCTTCTTGATTGTTAAGTCGCATTCGATGGGGActgcactgttacctagcaaccgaaGCAGTTTTACAGCTGTATGCagtgcactgtacaatggctactggaaaagacggatgttttgttgttgacttgccaaCCAGAAACCACTCACTGGATTCTTGTTGATTGCGCAGGAGgatccacttctgcttttcaaatgtgTACGGTGATATAATTACTGATCAGTTatcagccattttcacatgcgagtgtaaatTTTGAGTTggggggggcgtggccagcagcagcttatttggatttaaagtgacaagaggctcTAAAGCAACTCATGACACTAAAATCTatttatctaagaatgattttgtgcaaaaatgtaacGAACATTGTTCGAATATCTAATAGGTCACCAGTGATGggatagttactttgaaaaagtgactttaatcggattactgattactccttgaaaaagtaactcagttagattactgactacttgatttggaaagtaactaagttacattaaaagtaacttttttagttactttcagcagctgctaacaacaacgctgtgaaaattacattgatctttgccaatacttaattgtaagctattttataatggtaacatcaacaatgtgtctccacttataaggttgaactgaaggggagattttttaatggttacagtacaaaaaaaaagttagtaatttgtgtgtttttgtgtggtccAGTATTGTttggaaaactctaagaaggattttaacccccccagcctccaggttgtgcgttacggccctgcgtttggtgtcagagcgcagcgctcctcctgcggctccacaattcagatggctgctgcacagatttgtgacacttatcttaatattaataattataatggcgcTTAGTTACACAACTTTACAGACTCGTTCATtggtggctgttttcacgtttattgcgctgttcatattagtctcgatgtttccaATGTTCTGCATAGCTCGACGTAATTgacaggtaatatattaacttgacatttaaaaaaaacaacacagcgggacggatcatccgggaaatgattGGCAaagagagcctgactaaaacttaactggaggtcagacacattctggggtttatgtctgcttatttccaagcccaaatgagcaacttcacgttcaaaaacgagCCCAAAAAGCACAGCCtgcgactcattaaatttgctagcaaaaaaaacaaaaactctcaAAGCCGCTTATAATAATTGGACctggcgacagaaactcaaagtagTTCCTGTTATTTtaccaacaaaatgcgcatctccctcttccctccattgtttacattttggtcGCTGCTGATACTGTTGCATAAAAACGGCGATCACTCAACAAGACacgtagaggaaataaaattaaattccaaaagaaaatagtaacgcaaaatgattttgataagtaactgtagtctgactactggatatgaaatagcaacgcgttagattacacgttactgaaaaaagtggtacAGTGTAGGTCACTGTAGGTCACCTTGAATCTCTTGTTTTGTGGTGGATGATGATTTTCCTTTCTAATTTGTCAGATGGAGAAGGACATGTCTGACGTGAGTCTCGGTCCGACGCCGATCCCAGAACTCACCCACATCATGATCGGCTTGGAGAGCTGCTCCTTCCTGGTTGGTGTTCGCAGCACATTCCTGACTCTCAGCCTCCTGGTTTATGGAGATTAAAATAATTCCCTCCACAGGAGGAGGATTTCATCCCGTTCGCTGTGTTGAACATGATGATGGGAGGAGGCGGCTCCTTCTCAGCAGGAGGGCCTGGGAAAGGCATGTTCACTCGTTTGTACCTGAACGTTCTCAACAGGTGAGAACCTCAAACACTCAGGCTAAAATCCTCGGCTTTCTTGTTACATTTAACTTAAATGTCTTCTGCAGGCATCACTGGATGTACAACGCCACTTCCTACCATCACAGCTACGAGGACAGTGGGCTGCTCTGCATCCATGCGAGCGCAGATCCCAGACAGGTTCGTATCGCAGcttcaggttaaaaaaaacaacaaagactcCAGTACAGGGTTTGTAcgggtgcttgaaatccttgaatatgaaataaaaaataagttcatACTGCTACCCACTCCTTTGAATCTGTAAATATACTGTtggtcttttgttttaaatgtattttctttgtgtaACGTTGTTCTTTTGTTACACTACgttcaataaagtcaaactcGAAATActtgaaatttaatttcaaggtttggaaatggtttgatttctgtgcttcatattcaaactgcacagtttggtAATAGAGTACTACAATCtaacgtttgattaaaagcttaaacttttattactttattaaacTCAAATTATTCATAGTTGAAACCAAATGTTTACTTAtctctaataaaaacaaacttttttgcTCATTCTCtgaagttaaatgaaaacaaacttttcttttattaagttagtttgaattttcaaaaatatttatatttgctaaatgccagaaaatttagtaaataaacattttattgcctaaaattcaaCAATAGCAATAGCTTAGTgaacgcttgatcatttgtagcaaagctAAAAAATCCTTCTACTGTCAGCAAGTTTCTGTTATCAATACTGCtggctttatttttgtaattaaccGATTAATAATTGATAGATGCAAATCTTTCAGTGTCTCACAATTTTAGGGTAACAATttgattcattatttttttctctattcaAACGGTTTTTCAGATTCTGATTAAATTGTTACtgacaaaaaagacaaacagaatatttatttaatgtatcaATTTCCATCAGCTTACATTATTGGCTGTTCAAATTACTCAGAATATCATACAAAGagttaaataaactaaaatcaaatttgGAGCATTTTGGATTTATTCAG
The genomic region above belongs to Xiphophorus maculatus strain JP 163 A chromosome 12, X_maculatus-5.0-male, whole genome shotgun sequence and contains:
- the pmpca gene encoding mitochondrial-processing peptidase subunit alpha, producing the protein MATHMSRCRTWCRLQRFGIAAYRKYSTGGGYPNVSLSTPLPGIPKPVFASVDGQEKCETKITTLENGLKVASQNKFGQFCTVGILINSGSRHEAKYPSGIGHFLEKLAFSSTAQYGSKDEILLTLEKHGGICDCQTSRDTTMYAVSAEVKGLDTVVSLLSDAVLQPRLLDEEVEMIRMAVRFELEDLNMRPDPEPLLTEMIHAAAYRGNTVGLPRFCPAENVDKIDKAVLHSYLRNYYCPERMVLAGVGIEHEQLVDCARKHLLDVKPVWGASLATNVDLSVAQYTGGIVKMEKDMSDVSLGPTPIPELTHIMIGLESCSFLEEDFIPFAVLNMMMGGGGSFSAGGPGKGMFTRLYLNVLNRHHWMYNATSYHHSYEDSGLLCIHASADPRQVREMVEIITREFIQMGGSAGEMELERAKTQLKSMLMMNLESRPVIFEDVGRQVLSTGKRKLPHELCDLISSVTASDIKRVTTKMLRSKPAVAALGDLTELPTYEHIQAALSSKDGRLPRIYRLFR